The following coding sequences are from one Formosa haliotis window:
- a CDS encoding YqiA/YcfP family alpha/beta fold hydrolase: protein MNILYIHGLNGSLSTQKKGILETFGTVYAPAIDFENTPDSIAQIIASYKEIDINVVIGSSMGGFAGYYVSNALQRPALLFNPALAKRSVLQNVPELPYNKSVLKHIILGTADNVIDPKDTLQFLGNTIAFHPEYSIHLYNDLAHRIPVEIFEEAVSEFFSKLCY from the coding sequence ATGAACATACTATACATTCACGGCTTAAATGGTAGTTTAAGCACCCAAAAAAAAGGAATTTTAGAAACCTTTGGTACCGTATATGCGCCTGCGATAGACTTTGAAAACACACCAGATAGCATAGCACAAATTATAGCAAGTTATAAAGAAATAGATATCAATGTTGTTATTGGCAGTAGTATGGGAGGATTTGCCGGGTATTATGTTTCTAATGCATTGCAACGTCCAGCTTTGCTTTTTAATCCTGCTTTAGCAAAACGATCTGTATTGCAAAATGTCCCTGAATTACCTTATAATAAAAGCGTGCTAAAACACATTATTTTAGGCACAGCAGATAACGTTATAGACCCAAAGGATACGTTACAATTTCTTGGGAACACTATAGCATTTCACCCTGAGTACTCCATTCATTTGTATAATGATTTGGCACATCGAATTCCCGTAGAGATATTCGAAGAAGCTGTCTCAGAATTTTTCAGTAAACTTTGTTATTAA
- a CDS encoding DUF2779 domain-containing protein, with the protein MNTERYLTKSRFKLGLECPTKLFYTRKSEYVNQQLSNPFLEALAEGGFQVEELARMQYPDGIAILGDDWNYGLLAQKTEKLLQQDQVVIFEAAFLYNGLFIRVDILEKKGNHINLFEVKAKSVNANNHESFIGKRGGLTGGWSAYLYDVAFQKYVIQKCHPDWKIKSYLKLVNKDAVATVDGINQCFKISKSSDLRTGIIKKEGLLLDDLGENLLSDINIEEELEYIYKNNPLNETLGFEALLIMFRDHYAQDKKLIEPIGSQCKSCEFYTETPTESEKSGFHDCWTAQLQITNQAANMPKVYDVWNFRGSKKLIESGKYFISDLNESDVNPQPEALKISNSERRWIQVEKEQQNDNTPFIELDGLKLEMSTWVYPLNFIDFETSMVALPFTAGRHPYEQTAFQFSHHIVYEDGRIDHATEYLNATVGEFPNFKFVRALKQALEKNEGSIFRYHNHENTVLNQIHDQLADSNEPDKTELQTFIERITHSPGNRTKKWQGTRDMIDLYRVVKDYYYHPITEGSISIKAILPAVLNSSMFLKEKYANPIEDIQVTSKNFNEDHAFITIKDGLVISPYKTLPALFKDWSETQLEDLVSEMSSISDGGAALTAYSKLQFETMQESERLEISKGLLKYCELDTLAMVMIYEYFKSL; encoded by the coding sequence ATGAACACGGAACGCTACCTTACTAAATCCAGATTTAAATTAGGATTGGAATGCCCAACAAAACTATTTTACACACGTAAATCAGAATATGTAAACCAACAACTCTCAAATCCGTTTTTAGAAGCCTTGGCAGAAGGTGGGTTTCAGGTAGAAGAACTAGCACGAATGCAATACCCTGATGGAATTGCAATTCTAGGTGATGATTGGAATTACGGTCTGTTGGCACAGAAAACAGAAAAGCTGCTACAACAAGATCAAGTTGTGATTTTTGAAGCAGCCTTTCTGTACAACGGTTTATTTATACGAGTGGATATTTTAGAAAAAAAAGGAAATCATATAAACCTTTTTGAAGTTAAGGCTAAATCGGTAAACGCAAATAACCATGAATCTTTCATAGGAAAGCGCGGAGGGCTTACTGGTGGATGGTCTGCCTACCTTTATGATGTTGCATTTCAAAAATATGTAATACAAAAATGCCACCCAGATTGGAAAATTAAATCTTATTTAAAACTAGTAAATAAAGATGCAGTTGCCACGGTCGATGGTATAAATCAGTGTTTTAAGATTTCAAAATCATCCGATTTAAGAACAGGAATAATTAAAAAGGAAGGCTTGCTGTTAGACGATCTTGGTGAGAATTTATTATCGGATATTAATATAGAAGAAGAGCTTGAGTATATCTATAAAAATAATCCACTTAATGAAACACTAGGTTTTGAAGCATTACTTATTATGTTTCGAGATCATTATGCTCAGGACAAAAAACTAATAGAGCCCATCGGAAGTCAGTGCAAAAGTTGTGAGTTTTATACAGAAACCCCTACTGAAAGTGAAAAAAGTGGATTCCATGACTGTTGGACTGCCCAATTACAAATTACTAACCAAGCAGCAAATATGCCCAAGGTGTATGATGTTTGGAACTTTAGAGGGTCAAAGAAATTAATCGAATCTGGAAAATATTTTATCTCAGATTTAAATGAATCGGATGTAAATCCGCAACCCGAAGCGCTTAAAATTTCGAATTCAGAAAGACGTTGGATTCAAGTGGAAAAGGAGCAACAAAATGACAACACCCCATTTATAGAATTAGACGGCTTAAAACTAGAAATGTCCACCTGGGTTTACCCTTTAAATTTTATTGATTTTGAAACTTCTATGGTGGCTTTACCCTTTACGGCTGGAAGACACCCATACGAACAAACCGCTTTCCAGTTTTCCCATCATATTGTTTATGAAGATGGTCGCATAGATCATGCTACAGAATACTTAAATGCTACTGTTGGGGAATTTCCCAATTTCAAATTTGTAAGAGCATTAAAACAAGCTTTGGAAAAAAATGAGGGAAGTATATTTAGATATCACAATCATGAAAATACAGTTTTAAATCAAATTCATGATCAGTTAGCGGATTCCAATGAACCAGATAAAACCGAACTTCAGACATTTATAGAACGTATTACACACTCCCCGGGAAATCGCACCAAAAAATGGCAAGGAACACGTGATATGATAGACCTGTACCGCGTAGTAAAGGATTATTATTATCACCCCATTACTGAGGGTTCGATATCAATCAAGGCTATTTTGCCGGCAGTATTAAATTCGAGTATGTTTTTAAAAGAAAAATATGCTAATCCAATAGAAGATATACAAGTAACTAGTAAAAATTTTAATGAAGATCATGCTTTTATTACTATAAAAGACGGTCTGGTTATTAGTCCTTATAAAACACTCCCTGCTTTATTTAAAGATTGGTCTGAAACCCAGTTGGAAGATTTAGTTTCAGAAATGAGTTCTATTTCAGATGGAGGGGCTGCACTTACTGCATATAGCAAATTACAATTTGAAACGATGCAGGAAAGTGAACGTTTGGAAATATCGAAAGGCCTTTTAAAATATTGCGAATTAGATACTTTGGCAATGGTTATGATTTACGAATATTTTAAATCATTGTAA
- a CDS encoding helix-turn-helix transcriptional regulator, which yields MSNPSLSKRTLHLLTFIRNKHYPTKAEVLEYLKDQDISVSERTIERELKSLRNDFGIEISHCRKNRGYYINEEESVDLVSFFKYLELVSISEIFSEGLMSDNKLKEYILFENTPVLNGIENLAPILIAIKQGCKLSFEHYNYYKDTKKQYTISPLMIKEYLNRWYVIGVVDDLNTIRIFGIDRLSDLKQGDLQSVNRKDFEEDLNKFSCIVGVRVNDASLENIVLKTHKKHMHYLESLPLHPSQHIKEDDEPGYYKVSYHIIPNYEFDIQILKMSMEVEVISPPSYRNHIKKEIEKIYNKYQD from the coding sequence ATGTCAAATCCATCATTATCAAAACGAACGCTTCATCTTTTAACTTTTATAAGAAACAAACATTATCCTACGAAAGCCGAGGTTTTAGAATACCTAAAAGATCAAGATATTTCGGTTTCGGAACGCACAATAGAACGAGAACTAAAGAGTCTAAGAAACGATTTTGGAATCGAGATCTCTCATTGTAGAAAGAACAGGGGCTATTACATAAATGAAGAAGAAAGTGTGGACTTAGTCTCTTTTTTCAAATATTTGGAATTGGTAAGTATAAGTGAAATTTTTTCCGAAGGTTTAATGAGCGACAACAAACTCAAGGAATACATACTTTTTGAAAACACACCTGTTTTAAATGGTATAGAAAACCTCGCTCCAATTTTAATCGCTATAAAACAAGGCTGTAAATTATCGTTCGAGCATTATAATTATTATAAGGACACGAAGAAGCAGTATACCATTTCACCTTTAATGATTAAGGAATATTTAAACCGGTGGTATGTTATAGGTGTTGTTGATGATTTGAACACCATACGCATTTTCGGTATAGACAGACTGAGCGATCTAAAACAAGGTGACCTGCAATCTGTAAATAGAAAGGATTTTGAAGAAGATTTAAACAAATTCAGTTGCATTGTTGGGGTACGTGTAAATGATGCTTCATTGGAAAACATTGTTTTAAAAACTCATAAAAAACACATGCACTATTTAGAAAGTTTACCTCTACACCCATCTCAGCACATAAAAGAAGATGATGAGCCCGGATATTATAAAGTAAGTTATCATATAATTCCTAATTACGAATTCGACATCCAAATATTAAAAATGAGCATGGAAGTTGAAGTAATTTCACCTCCCAGTTACCGGAATCATATAAAAAAGGAAATTGAAAAAATTTATAATAAATATCAAGACTAA
- a CDS encoding helix-hairpin-helix domain-containing protein, with translation MKNTYIIALLQLPKIGPVIANKIIKTISFQILSSEDLNRALLEAQSRLKRIPKFSPETIDQAVKKLKLFWLNQANWAYR, from the coding sequence ATGAAAAACACCTATATTATCGCTTTACTGCAACTTCCTAAAATAGGGCCAGTTATAGCCAATAAGATTATTAAAACAATTTCTTTTCAAATATTGTCTTCAGAAGATTTAAATCGGGCACTTTTAGAGGCGCAATCTCGTTTAAAGCGAATTCCTAAATTTTCTCCAGAAACTATAGATCAAGCTGTCAAAAAGCTGAAGCTATTCTGGTTAAATCAGGCCAACTGGGCATACAGGTAA
- a CDS encoding DNA-processing protein DprA, which yields MFNPPLVIYVQGSLKTLNQNRLLAVIGARKPSKFGLEQGYNITKYCLEFGVVIVSGLAQGTDTMAHTCALENNGKTIAVLPGGLDKIFPTQNLKLANQILEQDGVLLSEYPPGTAPQKNYFIQRNRLQSALSAGVIIIESEIEGGTMHTFKFAKTHKKPIGVLYHPLEHRSVKSAGNTAILEAKDGIKLDDYDAINYFLSNTLKQTIDLVSEVKSE from the coding sequence ATATTTAATCCGCCTTTGGTTATATATGTGCAAGGCAGCTTAAAAACTTTAAACCAAAATCGTCTTCTGGCTGTAATTGGAGCTCGAAAACCTTCAAAATTCGGTTTGGAACAAGGCTATAATATTACGAAATATTGTTTGGAATTTGGAGTTGTCATTGTTAGTGGGTTGGCTCAAGGTACCGATACTATGGCGCATACTTGTGCCTTAGAAAATAATGGAAAAACTATTGCTGTTTTACCAGGTGGACTGGATAAAATTTTTCCAACGCAAAATTTGAAATTAGCAAATCAGATATTAGAGCAAGATGGTGTATTGTTGTCGGAATACCCACCGGGTACAGCTCCGCAAAAAAACTATTTTATACAAAGGAATAGACTACAAAGTGCCTTAAGTGCAGGAGTTATAATCATAGAATCGGAAATAGAAGGCGGAACTATGCATACATTTAAATTTGCTAAAACCCACAAGAAACCTATAGGGGTATTATATCACCCGTTAGAACATCGCTCTGTCAAATCAGCTGGGAATACCGCAATCCTTGAGGCTAAGGATGGGATTAAGCTGGATGATTATGATGCAATTAATTACTTTCTTTCTAATACTTTAAAACAGACAATCGACTTAGTAAGCGAAGTCAAATCTGAATAG
- a CDS encoding RtcB family protein codes for MENTNLITGKDLKALGYPPGTWYKEALEHINKHELSDRDLEAYLTKFKLPAPLRLLDQPKPYSKNIIAENLIEEDNKEKVLATMNAVMRTPTVVKGSVMPDACPSGPLGTIPVGGIVATKNAIHPGMHSADICCSVMLSDFGTTNPLSLLDAAHAFTHFGPGGRERGKQFKLPSDLKAAFEANPFLNSQKSLSIAQEHLGTQGDGNHFLFVGISKQTGHTMLITHHGSRGPGAILYKKGLMVANKFRVQLSPETLPENAWIPYDTREGKDYWEALQIIRKWTKLNHETIHDATAKLVNKTVENRFWNEHNFVFKDKDIFYHAKGATPLDPKYLPDITGPRLIPLNMAEPILLVEGKATVTNLGFAPHGAGRNMSRSQHKRNLAHLTNEEIFKQETAGLDIRFYSNEIDLSELPSAYKSAATVRAQIKTFGLGQVIDEIHPYGCIMAGDWKKNAPWHKKRKRNN; via the coding sequence AACAAACACGAATTAAGTGATAGGGATTTAGAAGCGTATTTAACCAAATTTAAACTCCCCGCTCCACTAAGATTATTAGATCAACCAAAACCTTACTCTAAAAATATAATAGCCGAAAACTTAATCGAAGAAGATAATAAGGAAAAAGTCCTTGCAACTATGAACGCCGTTATGCGTACTCCAACCGTGGTCAAGGGGTCGGTTATGCCGGATGCTTGTCCGTCTGGACCATTGGGAACGATTCCAGTAGGTGGTATTGTAGCTACAAAGAACGCCATCCACCCAGGTATGCATAGTGCTGATATTTGTTGTTCAGTTATGCTAAGTGATTTTGGAACAACCAATCCTTTATCCCTTCTAGATGCCGCTCATGCCTTTACACATTTTGGTCCCGGAGGACGGGAACGTGGAAAACAGTTTAAACTTCCTTCCGATTTAAAAGCTGCGTTTGAAGCCAATCCATTTCTTAACTCTCAAAAGAGTTTATCTATTGCCCAAGAACATTTAGGCACCCAGGGGGATGGTAATCATTTTTTGTTTGTGGGTATTTCAAAACAAACCGGTCATACTATGCTTATCACACACCATGGTTCTAGAGGACCTGGTGCCATCCTCTATAAAAAAGGGTTAATGGTCGCTAACAAATTTAGAGTTCAACTTTCACCAGAGACCTTGCCCGAAAATGCTTGGATACCCTACGACACTCGTGAAGGAAAAGATTATTGGGAAGCCTTACAAATAATTAGAAAGTGGACAAAGTTAAATCACGAAACCATACATGATGCCACAGCCAAACTTGTAAATAAAACTGTGGAAAACAGGTTTTGGAATGAACACAATTTTGTTTTTAAAGATAAGGATATATTTTACCATGCCAAAGGAGCAACACCATTGGATCCGAAATACCTCCCAGATATTACCGGCCCTAGGTTAATACCTTTAAACATGGCTGAACCAATTTTATTAGTTGAAGGAAAAGCTACAGTTACGAATTTAGGTTTTGCTCCACATGGAGCTGGTCGTAACATGAGTAGAAGTCAACATAAAAGAAATTTAGCTCATTTAACAAATGAAGAAATTTTCAAACAAGAAACAGCGGGATTAGATATAAGGTTTTACTCCAATGAAATAGATCTTTCTGAACTCCCTAGTGCTTATAAATCTGCCGCTACGGTGAGAGCTCAGATTAAAACATTTGGTTTAGGTCAGGTTATTGATGAAATCCATCCCTATGGCTGTATAATGGCTGGTGATTGGAAAAAAAATGCACCATGGCATAAAAAGCGAAAAAGGAATAATTAA